One window from the genome of Oryza glaberrima chromosome 3, OglaRS2, whole genome shotgun sequence encodes:
- the LOC127767121 gene encoding GTP-binding protein At3g49725, chloroplastic codes for MLRAAVSRLRAHLHPHPHPHAHHHHGLPSVTPAPLRSLSTRWGKRSSPTASPPADSDDEGSPRGLSLLPRDPERPPRLLVVQPRLRPGSLLDSKLAEALNLANSLEEPRDGFYQEGLAAKSAPPHLVVQNPSSRGRSHVDKFFGPGTVDNVKCYLRTSESEEGVDAVFVNAILTGIQQRNLEVAWGKPVLDRVGLIIEIFNAHAETKEAKLQSELAALMYMKTRLVRVRGPGGRLTFGSSGEAEVVSARGRGSGGRGFISGAGETELQLQRRRIQERRVRLLAQIEDVRRTRAIQRSNRKRHGNSFGQELVTVAVVGYTNAGKSTLVSALSETDLYSDDRLFATVDPRLRSVILPSGRKALLSDTVGFISDLPVQLVEAFHATLEEVVEADMLVHVLDSSAPNIEEHRSTVLQVLQQIGVSQDKINSMIEVWNKIDIVDNNDNDVTDDIEDEIFLTEGEEDKEEELFSENDVPAEESSFESLDDGTDSEYLSEENLEDNNGEISSSLEPSEMRAMNSVSSSSKDCFGELCGPETISTDGCSSTQPMSTCHVKTSAVTGTGLQELLELIDKKLTERQTIVERSYGPFDRKWRPSSSVVGEKAAEQ; via the exons atgctccgcgccgccgtctcccgcctgCGCGCgcacctccacccccacccccaccctcacgcccaccaccaccacggcctaCCCTCCGTGACGCCCGCTCCGCTCCGCTCCCTCTCCACTCGCTGGGGCAAGCGCTCCTCCCcgaccgcgtcgccgcccgccgacTCCGACGACGAGGGCTCCCCGCGCGGCCTCTCCCTGCTCCCCCGCGACCCTGAGCGCCCGCCGCGGCTGCTGGTGGTGCAGCCGCGCCTCCGCCCGGGCTCGCTCCTCGACTCCAAGCTCGCCGAGGCCCTCAACCTCGCCAACTCCCTCGAGGAGCCGCGCGACGGCTTCTACCAGGAAGGTCTCGCCGCCAAGAGCGCCCCGCCCCACCTCGTCGTCCAGAACCCCTCATCCCGCGGTCGCTCCCATGTCG ATAAATTTTTTGGACCTGGAACTGTGGATAATGTCAAGTGCTACTTGAGGACATCGGAATCAGAG GAAGGAGTAGATGCAGTTTTTGTTAATGCAATTCTCACTGGAATCCAACAAAGGAACTTGGAG GTTGCCTGGGGTAAGCCGGTTTTAGATCGTGTTGGGCTTATAATTGAGATATTTAATGCTCACGCTGAAACAAAAGAAGCAAAATTACAG TCAGAGTTAGCAGCTCTCATGTACATGAAGACTAGACTTGTCCGTGTCCGTGGTCCAGGTGGACGATTAACTTTTGGTTCGAGTGGTGAAGCTGAAGTTGTAAGTGCTCGAGG GAGAGGAAGTGGGGGACGTGGCTTCATAAGTGGTGCTGGTGAAACAGAACTTCAACTACAGCGGAGGAG AATCCAGGAACGCCGTGTCAGATTGTTAGCTCAAATTGAAGATGTACGTCGAACTAGAGCGATACAACGCTCAAATCGAAAACGGCATGGCAACTCATTTGGTCAAGAGCTTGTAACTGTTGCTGTTGTTGGCTACACTAATGCA GGAAAATCTACTCTAGTGAGTGCACTTTCTGAAACTGATCTATACAGTGATGACAG GCTATTTGCTACAGTGGATCCCCGCTTACGCAGTGTGATCCTCCCATCAGG GAGAAAAGCACTTCTTAGCGATACTGTTGGCTTCATCTCAGACTTGCCTGTGCAG CTAGTGGAAGCATTTCATGCTACTTTGGAAGAAGTTGTTGAAGCAGATATGTTAGTG CATGTATTAGATTCTAGTGCTCCTAATATCGAGGAACATCGTTCTACTGTTCTGCAAGTATTGCAACAGATTGGTGTTTCACAGGATAAAATCAACAGTATGATCGAAGTTTGGAATAAG ATTGATATTGTGGACAACAATGATAATGATGTAACTGATGATATTGAAGATGAGATTTTCCTGACCGAAGGTGAGGAGGATAAGGAGGAAGAATTATTTTCTGAAAACGATGTGCCTGCAGAAGAATCATCATTTGAGTCCTTGGATGATGGAACTGACTCCGAATATTTATCAGAGGAAAATTTGGAAGACAACAATGGTGAAATATCATCCTCACTTGAGCCTAGTGAGATGAGAGCAATGAACTcagtatcatcatcatcaaaagATTGTTTTGGAGAGCTTTGTGGTCCAGAAACTATTAGTACAGATGGCTGCAGTTCAACACAACCAATGTCCACTTGTCATGTGAAAACTTCTGCAGTGACAGGGACAGGATTGCAAGAGTTACTGGAGCTAATAGATAAGAAACTAACCGAGCGGCAAACTATTGTGGAGAGAAGCTATGGGCCTTTTGATAGAAAATGGAGACCATCTTCTTCTGTGGTTGGTGAAAAGGCCGCAGAACAGTAG
- the LOC127765995 gene encoding uncharacterized protein LOC127765995, with product MPSAVVVRRARVRARSQSPPGEFDSARRTRPRMEGEEEMRGRGGKASARARSQSPPGGSGSAARVEVEGMGASAVPDDMLLEVFKRLSPLADIVRAAAVCRRWRLLVSGAGGLPAPPPYFGFFRNYAPFALPPFVPAAGVGLGLDHGTLSVSPACGALLVDCRGRRLLLRELGAGSARELKLLVCDPLRKTSVSLPSRFVAGHKVACCALLPGAGAAFRVAVVLFGAAAHFDILVYSSAASAWEAATGALKKSMNPHQGPTVVIGDMVYKLQSEEDKYVMAVDATKMTLSAVPLPNTGMLLYAGNHWIGKTHDGRLCFFALREQLVLAKWVLESPGKWVEQPAVNLRALMNPATVGDLSRIKLSAKISDQLRGCKLVSFGGFCEGTGALFFVMADWVVSLDLATWRFERMWRNTDESRPLGDIFPVEMMVWPPVRRGDLGEKE from the coding sequence ATGCCGTCGGCCGTGGTcgtccgccgcgcgcgcgtgcgcgcccGGTCGCAGTCGCCGCCGGGGGAGTTCGATTcggcgcggcgcacgcggccgcggatggagggggaggaggagatgcgcGGTCGCGGCGGGAAGGCGTCGGCGCGGGCCCGGTCTCAGTCGCCGCCAGGTGGGTCCGGTTCCGCGGCgcgggtggaggtggaggggatgggggcGTCGGCGGTGCCCGACGACATGCTGCTCGAGGTGTTCAAGAGGCTGTCGCCGCTGGCGGACATCgtccgcgccgcggcggtgtGCCGCCGTTGGCGGCTgctcgtctccggcgccggcgggctccccgcgccgcctccgtaCTTCGGGTTCTTCCGCAACTACGCGCCGTTCGCGCTTCCCCCTTTCGTCCCTGCAGccggcgtcggcctcggcctcgaccACGGGACGCTCTCGGTATCGCCCGCGTGCGGCGCCCTCCTCGTCGACTGCCGTGGCCGGCGCCTCCTGCTCCGCGAGCTCGGCGCCGGGTCGGCGAGAGAGCTCAAGCTCCTCGTCTGCGATCCGCTGAGGAAGACGTCCGTGTCCCTCCCCTCCCGCTTCGTCGCCGGACACAAGGTCGCCTGCTGCGCGCTCCTAcctggcgccggcgcggcgttccgcgtcgccgtcgtcctcttcgGCGCTGCTGCCCACTTCGACATTCTAGTGTActcttccgccgcctccgcatggGAGGCGGCCACCGGAGCGCTCAAGAAGTCCATGAACCCACACCAAGGCCCGACGGTCGTCATCGGCGACATGGTCTACAAGCTCCAGAGCGAAGAAGACAAATACGTAATGGCAGTCGACGCGACCAAGATGACGCTCTCGGCGGTGCCATTGCCGAACACCGGGATGCTCCTGTACGCCGGGAACCACTGGATCGGCAAGACACACGACGGCCGTCTCTGCTTCTTCGCGCTGCGGGAGCAGCTCGTTCTTGCGAAGTGGGTTCTCGAGTCGCCGGGGAAATGGGTGGAGCAGCCGGCGGTGAACCTGCGCGCGCTGATGAACCCGGCCACCGTCGGTGACCTCTCCCGAATCAAGCTCTCGGCGAAAATCTCGGACCAGCTGCGCGGCTGCAAGCTCGTGAGCTTCGGTGGATTCTGCGAGGGCACCGGCGCGCTGTTCTTCGTCATGGCCGACTGGGTCGTATCCCTCGACCTCGCGACGTGGAGGTTTGAGAGGATGTGGCGCAACACAGATGAGTCGAGGCCGCTCGGCGACATCTTCCCCGTCGAGATGATGGTTTGGCCACCGGTGCGCCGCGGCGATCTTGGCGAGAAGGAATGA